ACAGTTTGCTGAGTGTATCGGCATCCTGTCTCGTTCCGCCGCAACCACCGGTATGATTCAGAAATTTGATTCCATCAACATTTTTAAAAACTCTTTCTTTATTAGGAATATTGGAAGGCGAAAAATCAATATCATCCAGATTTTTTCCTTTGGAAATGGCTTCTACCAATTGATGGGTGTAATTTTTATACTTTGCATCAACGGCATATCCCAATTCATTGTAAAGCGATTCTTTAATAATATCCAGATTACGGTTTTCACAAAAAACGGTCGGGATAAAAAGCCAGTAATTAGCCGTTCCCACATCGCCATTGGAGCGATGATATCCTTTAAATGTTTTATGTAAAAATTTTGAGACATCAGGTTTTGTCCATTGATAATCAACTTCGCGGTAATAATAGGGATCTGCAGCGTGTTTTGTATTTTCTGTCGTCATTCTCGTTCCTGAAGCCAGATCGTACTGAACTTTCCCTACCAAAACTCCGTACATGAAGATCTCGTCGCCCTGCTTCATGTCGTTCATGAAGAATTTATGTTTGGCAGGAATTGCTTCTAAAGATGTATAAGTTACTCCTTCAAAAATAATTTCAGTTTCTGCAGGAATGTCTTGCAAAGCGACTAAAACATTGTCTTTTTGATTTATTTTTAAAATTAAATTGCTCATTTTTACTTTTTTGGTTCTTTTTTGAACACAAAGGGCATTAAGATTTTTTTACTACTGATTGTTTTTAAGTTCGCAAAGGCGTTTGACTACGTCGAAATATTATTCATCGACTGAAAGGAGATAGTCTTCGATTTCACTTGACAAAGACTAAAAACCTTTTATTTATAGTAATTCAATTACGTCGAGAGTTTTTTATTTCTAAATCTTAATGAAAATAAAAATACAACGATGAAACATATTAAAGGAACAATGTATGAAAAATGGATATTTCCTGAAATATCTGTGATTTTACTAGCAATCGGTGGAATTATTGCACCTCCTACAATTGACATAATCAATAAGCTTGAAGCCGATTTTGTTTCGGAACCGGCTCCTTCAATTCCCAAAGCGAAAATCGTCGGAAACATGATGGACATGAAAAATGTTAGGACAACAAGTGCATATAACGTTGAAATCCCAGATCCGACGATCACCCAAATACTAAGAATGACACTGATAATACTGTAGATTCTCAACAGTTTTTGTGGAGAAACAAATCTCATGAAAAAAGTTCCTGCGAATCGTCCGATCATAAATAAAAATCCAGCTAAACCTGCGTAATATTTTGCTTCTTGTCCAGCCATATTAATTGCATCTTCTGCAAAAACCAATAGAAAACTGAAAATGTAAATTTGTGCTCCGATGTAAAAGAACTGTGCTAATACGCCCCAACCCACATTTTTCACGCTTAAAACCTGTAGAAAATTTTTGGTTGATTTTTCTTTGCTTTCAGTTACTTCAGGTAATTTTATAAATAAAAATAAGATCATAACCAAAAGCAAAATCAATCCTAAAACGATATAAGGTCCTTTTACCAAAGAGGTTTCGGCTTGAATGTAAGCTAATTTTGCGGCTTCACTTAAAGTCGCAAGTTCTTCCTGAGATTTCGGTTCTTCTCCTAAAATGAAAATTCCACCAATGATTGGAGCAATGGAAGCCGCTAACCCGTTGAAAGACTGTGCGAAATTTAATCGTTGCGTTGCTTTTTCCGGATCACCTAAAATCGTGATATAAGGATTTGCTGCGGTTTCCAAAATGGCAAGACCACATGACAAAACAAAAAGAGCCGCAAGAAAAAAGGGATAGCTAACCGTATTCGCAGCCGGTACAAAGAGGAAACAGCCCGCCGCGAAAAAAAATAAACCCGCCAGAATTCCAGTTTTATATCCGTATTTCTGAATAATCATTCCTGCCGGGATGGCCAATAAAAAATAGGCTGCAAAAACCGCGGAATCCACCAGTGAGGCCTGAAAATGATTCAGCTGAAAAGCACTTCTTAAATGTTTAATCAAAATGGGATCCAGATTATGGATAAATCCCCAAAAGAAAAACAAACTCGTGATAAGAATCAGAGGAAGTCCGTAATTTCTCTTTTTTGATGTAGAAGAAATCGAACTTTCGGAATACGCATTATTCATGGATCTGGTTGATATTATAAATTACTATCTGTTCTTTAATTAAATTGAAAAGATAAACCCGATTACTTCATGAATATTTTTAGATCAATCTGCTTCTGATTTTCCTTTAAAACTTAGCTATTTCTGATTTTTTAAATGTATAAAAAAATTATAAAATAAAAATTGATAGAGCAGGATAGTACAAGATAGTTTAATTATTATTAAATTTTTGTGAGAATTTATTATTGTATTTTTCTATTTTTAAGAATGCTCACAAATTGATTTTAAGAATATTTGAAAAATTTTCTAATTCATTTTATAGTAAGGAGCATTAAAATACATGCTTTTCTGATATACACTTTCCTTCGGTCTGCATCAAAGATCCAATTGAATCTCCGCATCACATCTGCAGCAATATAATTGGTTTTCTGATTTTTGATTTCTCCTGTGAAAAATGCTGCGGTTACATCTTTTAAAACAAAATTTCCAATTTTGAAAAAAGGCAGAATTCCCTGTTTGGTATATAAAACTTTCCCAGAAGAATTGGTCACTTTTTTCTCACCGATAATTTTTAAATTTTCATTTAAATGATGATCTTCCGCAAATTGATCGCTGTACAATAAACCTCCGGAATATCCCGACTGTAATAGGAAATACGCTTCCTGTTGCTTGTCTTTAATGATATTGTCGGCGCCCACAAAAAACTGTCCGTTCTCGAATAGAAGGTCTATTTCTTCATAATCTTTGAGATCAGGCTTTTGATTATAAACAACAAACTGGCTGTTATCATAATCGATCTTGAAATACTGATCTTTAAAAATCCCTGTTCCTATTTTTCCGTCAGATTCATGTCCTGTAAATTCGTTGTCGAAAAATCTGATATTTTTATATTCTTTGGTTCCAATTTTTACTGTATTCCCATCGCTTATTTCATTTTTAAAAACAATATGATCGGTTTTTCTGGTTCTTTCGGGTGAAACGGAACATTCTTCCATAGCAATCTGGAACATAAGATGCAATGAATCTTTCTGATTAACCAGCGTTTTTACAATGATGTTATTATGTTTGGTCAGGCGAAACGGGATGGTTTCCTGCGCCTTTAAAACGGTAGATAAAAGGAGTAGAAATGATAAAAGGATGAATTTCTTGAACATTTTATAGTGGCGTATTAGTTTATGAAATTTAAATATAAAAAATTATCATCTATTTTTTAATTAATTTTAACGATCCATGATCAGAAATATGATTGAAATATTATTGAATAGCGGTATTTTTTCCGAAGAAAGAAAACTGAAGAGGAATGAATATCTGAAAATTTCAGGAAGCATTGATACCCAAATCTATTTTATAAAAAATGGAAGTGTCAGGATTTTTATTACAGATCAAAATGAAGAACGCATTATCAGATTCGGATATAGCGGAAATATTGTTGTTTCTCTCGATTCTTTTTTGTCGGGTAAACCATCAGAGTTTTTTATTCAAGCAATAAAGAAGACAGATGTTTTGGTGGCTTCAAAAAAAGATTTTTACCGATTTATTAAGTCAAATGATGAGAATTTAAAGTTATGGACTCTTATTTTAGAAGATTTGGTATTGCAACAAATTGAGAGAGAAAAAGATTTATTGATGAATTCACCAAAAGAGCGTTTGGAGAGGGTTTTGAA
The sequence above is a segment of the Chryseobacterium sp. MYb264 genome. Coding sequences within it:
- a CDS encoding Crp/Fnr family transcriptional regulator, coding for MIEILLNSGIFSEERKLKRNEYLKISGSIDTQIYFIKNGSVRIFITDQNEERIIRFGYSGNIVVSLDSFLSGKPSEFFIQAIKKTDVLVASKKDFYRFIKSNDENLKLWTLILEDLVLQQIEREKDLLMNSPKERLERVLKRSPGLFQEIPSKYIANYLRMSPETLSRLQKS
- the fucP gene encoding L-fucose:H+ symporter permease, coding for MNNAYSESSISSTSKKRNYGLPLILITSLFFFWGFIHNLDPILIKHLRSAFQLNHFQASLVDSAVFAAYFLLAIPAGMIIQKYGYKTGILAGLFFFAAGCFLFVPAANTVSYPFFLAALFVLSCGLAILETAANPYITILGDPEKATQRLNFAQSFNGLAASIAPIIGGIFILGEEPKSQEELATLSEAAKLAYIQAETSLVKGPYIVLGLILLLVMILFLFIKLPEVTESKEKSTKNFLQVLSVKNVGWGVLAQFFYIGAQIYIFSFLLVFAEDAINMAGQEAKYYAGLAGFLFMIGRFAGTFFMRFVSPQKLLRIYSIISVILSIWVIVGSGISTLYALVVLTFFMSIMFPTIFALGIEGAGSETKSASSLLIMSIVGGAIIPPIASKITDISGNIHFSYIVPLICFIVVFLFSLRFRNKKLST